The window GGTGGACGCCCTCGAACAGCGCCTGAGCCCGGGCCAGATGGTCGACCGGGTCCTGGCCTATGCCAAGGGCAATGGCGGCGAGTTCTTCGAGAACCTTGGCACCACCCTCAAGAACAACCCCGTACCCGCAACCCTGACGGTATTGGGCCTGGCCTGGCTGGGCCTGAACCAGAACCGCCCCTTCAACCCCGGGCCTGCGCACCATGGGCCTGGGTTGGGCGAAAAACTCGGCGACGCGGTGGACACGGTGAAGGGCGCTTTCGCGCAGGCGGGGGAGGCAGTGCACGACGCCAGCCAGAAGGTGCGCATGAAAGCCCATGACATGCGCGATCGGGCCAGCGACTTTGGCAGCGGCGCCCGCGACTCCGTGGGGGCTTCCGCGGATACCCTGCGCCATTCGGCACACAAGGCCGCAGATCAGGCCACGGCACTGAAGGGCCAGTTCGATCACCTGCTGCAGGAGCAACCTCTGGTATTGGCCGCTTTGGGCATAGCACTGGGTGCGGCATTGGGGGCCGCATTACCCACTACCCGCAAGGAAGACCAGCTGATGGGCGCCAGCAGTGATCGTTTGACCGACACACTCAAGGCCAAGGGCCGCGAGGTGAAGGCGTCGGTCGAAGAGTCGTTCGACAAGGTGGGTGGTAAAGCGTCTACACAGGCCGAGCGCAAGCCTGCAGACTCCGACCTTTCCTCAGGGTTGGGCTTCAATTCCTGATCCCGTGGGATGTGCGTCGCCGGCCCCTCTGCCTGCGCAGAGGGCTGGCGGCTCATCACGAAGGTTGTAGGCTCAGGCTGGGAATGGCTGCGCAATATCGCTACGCTTTGGCTCACGCGCCAGGTCAAGAATTCGCCACAGTGAAGAAAACAGTTCGGTTTGATGATCTTCAGGTCTTCGTCACAACAGCCTTTGCCGGCAGCTTCTCGGCAGCGGCCAGGTTGTTGGATATTTCACCGGCCTTGGCCAGCGGGGCTGTCCAGCGACTGGAAAGCAGCCTGGGTGCCAGGTTGTTCGTGCGCTCCACGAGGCGTTTGCGGCTCTCGGATGATGGCGAGCGATATCTGCCCCATGCCCGTCAGGCCTTGGACGCACTGGACGCCGGTGAGGTGGCGCTGACCGAAGGGCGAGATGAGATCGCGGGTACACTTCGCCTGTCCATCCCTTCGGATATTGGCAGGAATCTGCTGCTGCCCTGGCTCGACGATTTCCAGCGGTTGAACCCCAAGGTGACGCTGCAACTGCGGGTCAGCGATCAGGTGGCCGACCTTGTCGGCCAGCAACTGGATGCGAGTATCAGGTATGGGCAACTGGCAGACTCCAGCCTCGTTTCACTGATGCTCGCCCCAGGGAATCGCAGAACGGTCTGCGCCTCACCTCAATACTTGGCACGACATGGGGCGCCAGACGCTCTGGAAGACCTGGGCAGGCATAATTGCCTGCGCTATGTGATGGGCGAGCAGACTTACGAGCGATGGAGTTTCCATTTGCCCGATGGAATCAAGACCGTCCAGGTTACAGGCGACCGCTTGAGCGATGACGCCGATGTCGTTCGGCGCTGGGGCGTTGAAGGATTGGGGATCGTTTACAAATCCAGGCTGGACGTTCTGGCGGACATACGCGCTGGGCGGCTGGTCGAGTTGTTTCCTTGGGATTACGGCCAACCTGCGCCGTTGCAACTGGTGTGCGCTCATCGAACCTCGCTCACACCTGCCGTGCAGGTGCTCAGAGCGTTTCTGGCGGAGCGTTTCGAGCAGCTCATCGCTGCTGATGGATAAGCTGACGGGGCTCATGGCCCCGCCTTGGTTACCTTGACTGGATGAATGCTCAGAAGCCTTCCAGGACAATCTTGCCTTTTGCCTTGCCGCTTTCGATCAGGGCATGGGCGCGTTTGAGGTTGCTGGCATCGATGCTGCCGAAGTGCTCGCCAACGGTGGTCTTGATGACCCCTTCGTCGACCAGCGCCGAGACTTTTTCCAGCAGATGGTGCTGCTTGATCATGTCCTCGGTCTGGTACAGCGAGCGGGTGAACATCAGCTCCCAGTGCACCGACAGCGATTTGCGCTTGAACGGCACGACATCAAGATGCTCAGGGTCATCGATCAGCGCGAGCTTGCCCTGTGGGCGCAGGACTTCGACGATCTGCGCGAGGTACGCATCGGTGTGAGTCAGGCTGATCACGTAATCCACTGGGTTGAGCTGGAGTTGCTCCAGTTGCAGGGCAAAGGATGCCGAATGGTCGATGACGTGATGTGCCCCGAGTTCGCTGACCCAGGCCTGGGTTTCAGGCCGTGACGCGGTACCGATCACCTTGAGCTGGGTACGCTTGCGCGCAAGCTGTACCAGGATCGAACCAACCCCGCCACCGGCACCGATGATCAGCAGGCTCTTGCCAGCGCCGCCATTTTCCTCAACACCCAGGCGGTCGAACAGCAGCTCCCAGGCGGTGATGGACGTCAGCGGCAAGGCTGCGGCACTGGCATTGTCCAGAGTACGAGGCTTGTGCCCGACGATGCGTTCGTCGACCAGGTGAAACTCGCTGTAAGTGCCCGGGCGGTCGATCGCGCCGGCGTAGAACACTTCGTCGCCAGGCTGGAACAACGACACCTCGGCGCCGACCTCGCGAACGACGCCCACAGCATCCCATCCCAACACCTGGGGCTGGGCGCCGCCGCGGCTGGCTCTGACCTTGGTATCGACCGGGTTTACTGCGATAGCTTTGACTTCCACCAACAGGTCCCTGGCGCCGGGCGTGGGTTTGGGCAGTTCGTGCTCGTACAACGATCGGGAATCCTGGATGGGAAGGCCGGGGGTGTCGTAGACGATTGCTTTCATTGGGATGTGACCTTTCAGGTAAACAGTGGTAACAGGCTAATCGTGTCGCCCTCCCTGAAAAACCGGGCAATTGCCGGAACACTTTCCGCATTTCGCTGAAAATCGGCTAGTTGCCTTGTGGTGGAACGTTGCCAACAGACTGCGCAACGTTGTCGGGATTCGGGAATTGGGTTCAGGCAACAGGGATCGGGTTCTCAACCAGCGCCAGGTTGAACTGGTGAATCAGTTCGTGTTCGTTCAGGCCCTGGTTGGCTCGCAGCGGGACGACACGATCCACCAGGACTTCCGTGGTTGCGGATTCGAGCTTGACCAAGGTTTCCTGGATAAAATCATCCAGCGGCATGGCGCGCTCATCACCGCTCTTGTGAATCAGATCGGTGTCCACCCAAGGTGGCGCAATTTCCAGTACCTTGACGCTGGTGTCACGCAGGCTGAACCGCTGCGACAGTGAGTAGGAGTGGATGGCGGCCTTGGTCGCCGAATACAAAGCGGTGGCCGCCAGCGGCAGGTAGGCCAGAACCGAACTGTTGTTGATGATGCAAGCATCCGGTTGGCGCTTGAGGTGCTCGACGAAGGCTGCGCTGACGCGCACCGGGCCGAGCAGGTTGGTCTGCAGCAAGCTCACTGCTTGTTCGTCGTCGAGGTCCCCGGAAGCCGGATTGTCGAACGGCATGACGCCGGCATTGTTGATGATCACGTTCAATGCAGGATGGCGGCGGATCACATCCTGGGCCACCTCCTTGATCTGCTGCGGATCATTGATGTCCAGGCGCACTGTATCGATCCCCGGGTTGGCCTGGGCGATTTCATCCAACAGTGCCTGACGGCGCCCCGCAACGATCACTTTATTGCCACGTTGGTGGAATGCCTCGGCCAGAGCGCGGCCGATGCCTGAGGTACCGCCGGTAATGAAAATGGTGTTTGCGCTAAGTTTCATGATCCGTCTCCTTGCATTGTTCAGTTGGCGTTGTAGCGAGGGGCAAGCTGATTGCTGGACAGCTGGCCGAACAGGGCTTGCCGGCTGGCCTCGTAGCGTTCGAAGGACTTCAGGTCATGCATCGAGGGGATAGAGATCAGTACCTCGTCGTCAAAGTCCTGCAGGGCACCGTCCACCAGGTCCTGGGCCGACATCACGATACCCGGATCAAGGTTTTCGACCGGCAAGCCGCCGATCTGCCAGAAGTCGGTGGCGGTGGCTCCTGGCAGCACTGCCTGGATCCTTATGCCTTTGTCCGCAAGCTCCTTGTGCAGGGACTGGGTAAAGGCGGTGACATACGCCTTGCTGCCACCGTACACACCATTGAGCAGCTCCGGCGCCAGGCTGACAACGGACGAGATGTTGATCACGGCGCCTTGCGCACGGGCGACAAATCCGGGGATGGCCGCGTAGGTGAGGCGGGTGAGGGCGGTGACGTTGAGGGTGATCATTTCAGCCATGCGCTCGACATCACTTTCCAGCAGGCTAGTGTGGGTGCCTATGCCTGCGTTGTTCACCAGCAGGCTGATACTGGCGTCCTCGCGCAATTTGCGTTCTACCTTGGCCAGGTCATCCGTGTTTGCCAGGTCTGCCGGAAACACCTCCACGTTCTGCCGGGTTTCCGTAGTCAGCCGGCTGGCCAACGTATTGAGGCGCTCCCGGTTGCGGGCCACCAGCACCAGGTCGTAACCCCGACGCGCCAAGCGTTCTGCGTAGATCGAACCGATGCCGGTAGAGGCGCCAGTGATGAGGGCAGTGCCTTTGAATTGCTGCTTCATGGTCATGCTCCGTTGTTGGATGTGGAGCCCATGATGCAGAAGGTCGCCTTTGTCTTAAACGACACATATGGTACGTTTTCAGGACATCCAATGTGGAGCTCCAACCATGCACCGGGTCGGCTATCTCATCACCGAAGGTTTCCAGATCATGTCGCTGGCGACGCAGGCCGTGTTCGAGTTCGCGAACATTGTCGCGGGCGAAACGGTTTACAAGATCCAGAATTTTTCCATCGGCGGCGGCACGGTGCGTTCTTCCCTGGGCATGTACATGGACACGCTGCCGTTGGGCGCTCCTGGTCTGGCTGATACCTGGATGATCACGGGAACCCTGACGCCGCTGACTCCGCCAGGCGAGGAAGTGCTGGCCAGCGTCAGAGGCTTTGTCGATGGCGCTCGACGCACTGCCGGTCTGTGCACCGGCTGTTTCGTGTTGGCTCAGGCAGGCGTGCTGGACAACCGGCGGGCCACGACACATTGGGCCTATGCGAAAAAGTTGCGGGAACTGCACCCGCAGATCGAAGTGGAAGAAGACCGAATCTTCATTGTGGACGGGCAGATCTGGACGTCCGCCGGGATGACCGCCGCCCTGGACATGGCGCTGGGTATGGTGGAAAAAGACCTGGGAACCGAGATGGCCAGGTCAGTGGCACGCAAGCTGGTGATGCATCAGCGCCGCTCCGGAGGGCAATCGCAGCATTCCGAGTTGCTGGCGCTTTCGCCGAAGTCTGATCGGATACAAAACGCCCTGGATTACGCGCGCAAGCATTTGAGCCGTCCATTGAGTGTCGAAGAGCTCGCCGAGTCCGTGCATTTGAGCCCCCGACAATTTACCCGCGTTTTCACTGCCGAGACAGGTCAGTCACCCGCCAAGGCTGTGGAAAGCCTGCGTCTCGAGGCTGCCCGCCTGATGATCGAGCAGAGTCGCCACAGCCTGGATGTGGTGGCGAAGGAAACCGGGTTCAGGGACCGTCGGCACATGCGGGAGGTGTTCATTCGTGGTTTTGGTGTCCCGCCTCAAGCCGTGCGAAGAGATGCCCGGCGGGTCGTATTGGTTGAATGACAACGCACGCAGCCCGGTGGATGTGCGCTTTCTTGCTCTGATCCACTACACAGGAAGCAGGTGTTCTCGTTCAAGCAACTCGATGTTGGATGGCTTGACACGAACTTCGTGAAGCTCTGGGGCAGTGAACCAGCGGCACTCGACTATCTCATGATCTGCAGCAGGCTTTGCTCCTGCTTCAACAGGCAGCTGATAGAGGTAGTGCTCCTCACCTGCGAGCACGTAATGGTTGAGGAATCGAGCACCATTGAAGGGTAGGCAAGTTTCCTCCATCAGCTCGCGCTGCGCTGTATCCAGGTGGTGCTCGCCTGGGTCAATCTTCCCGCCTGGCAACGCCCATTCAGCCGCCTTGCTTGCGCACGAAAAGGATGCGTCCTGCTTGCAGGCAAATGACGGTCGAGTGTCGTTCTCTGGCGTTGTTCATCATGCCCCTCCCGTACCATGGAGGTGGCATCAGGGCAGCAATCACCCTGATGCCTGCTGCTGATTATCAGCGCTCTTTATCCCACTGCTGCTGATCATCTGCCTGGTTTTGCTGACCACCCATGCGGTCCTTGTCTTGCAGGTTCTGGTTCTGCTTGTCGGTTGTACCCTAGCCGCCCTGGCTGCCCGTATCACGGGAACGTTCCCAGTCTTTGTTCATCTTGTCCTCAGGTTTTTGGCCGGATTGGCTGCCACCTTGCTGCTGACCGGGCATCCGCCCCCCCGAACCTTGGCCGCCTTGCTGGCCAGCTCCGGCAGTATTGTTGCCCATGCCGGTGTCAGCATTGCCCTGGTTGCCACCTTTGTCTTGATTGTTTGCCATGATCGCTTACCTCGGGTCAGACACAGGAAGATCTGTGTGTACTGTTATGACCGAGGCCCGTTCGCGCGGTATGCAAGGAATATTTGGCTAGCTGACTAAACGCATGAATTTCAGGGGTACGAGATTTTGGTGTGTGAACAGGAAGGTGCCTGAAGGGCAGCGCCATCTGCGAATCCCTGTTCGGGGCGATCGGTGATCGCCCCTTTTACGGTTCAGGGGCGGTCCTTGAGGGTTTCGAAGGCTTTGACGCTTTTGATCAGGCTTTTGTTGCTGGCGGAGCCGGCACTGTTGAACAGGAAAGAGAAATCCGAGGCCAATGACGGGCTGCCGGCAATCGTCGCGTACTGATGGCACTGATTGCAGTCATCACCCTGCACGTAGGTCTCCATGGTGGTGTTGGCCACCGGCACGTTGCCCTGGCTGATGAACGGCCCGTACGACAGCGGCACTTGCGCGTTGGCGCCCGGTTCCGGGCTGGGCGGATTGGGGGCGAGGGTCCAGAGTACGTTGATCAGCTTGTAGTACTGAAACACCGACTTGCCTTGGCTGTGCTGCGCGAAGTTGGCTTGTACCGCGCTGTTGAGGGCTTGCAGGTCGCCGGGCACGGGGTGTACGCGGGTGGTCTGTACCGGCTGGTCGCGTGGGAAGAGATCGGTGCAGTCCTTGTCGGGATGCGTTTGCTTGCACTGGATACGGGCTTGGTTCGGTGTGCACTCGGGGCCGTCGCCACAGTCAGGGTTGTTGAAGGCAAACCCGTTTGGCGGGGTTTGTTGCGGCGGGACCTGGGCCGGTTCGGGCACGTTGTCCACCTGCTCGAAGGTGGTCCAGATGAAGTTGGGCGAAGCCTGGGTCTTGTTGATGATATGCAGGCCCACCAGCCCCACCACCTCCTGGGTGCACTCCAGCGTGTCGGGGCGTTTGAGCCAGGCGACGGTAGTCAGGTAGCGCCCGAACAGCTCGGGTTTGCCGGTCAGCACCCGCCAGGCGGCCTTGAGCTCGATCGCGCCCAGTTGCTCCTGTGGCACTGGGGAGGTCGGCAGTGAGCGCATCGGTTCGCCGATGGGCAGCGACAGGCCCTCCGGTGTCTGGCCGTCGAGGTTTTGCGCGACCTTCAACTGGTTGGCAGCGTCGTAGAGCCCCTTGTCGACGATGTAGTCGAACTCGGCCTTGCCCACCTTGCGCTCAAAAAATACCAGTTTGCCCGCCTGGTCCGTCAGCCAGCCGCCGGACGCCTCCATGACCGGGTCGGGAATGGACGCAAGTGTCCCGGTCGACAGGTGGAAACCGTGCAAGGCATTGATCGCGCCTTCGGAGGTGGCGTTCATGAACTTGCGTGCGCCCACCTTGAGCGCCTTGAGGCTACCCTGGGTGCTGCAGCCGGACGGCACCAGGGTTTCCACGCCCCAGCCGGTAGGCGTGGGTGCGCCGGGCAGGAAGATGTCGTTGGCGTCCTTGTAGCTGGCCCATACCGGGGCCACGCTCATGGGCTGACCCGGTGCAGAGGGGACCCCGAACTGCGCCAGCGTGCTTTGCATGTCGGGTTCACCCGCCAGGCTGGCGGTGGCTGGCCAACCGGGGTTCACCGGCCAGTTCAAGGCAATGAACAACTGCCAGCCAAAGCAGTTCATGAACGCCTGGCTGGTGGCATTGAAGTTGTTGACCGGCAGGAATCCCCCGCTGGCCGGGTTGAACACCAATTGCTTCTGTACACAGGTATCGGCGTCCGACAGCGTGGCCGCCGTGGCGGGTTGCGGGGTCGACAGGCACAGTAGAATGCCGCACAGCAGCGACAGAAGACTCAAGCGTGACCTGGACATCATTGCGCTCCTTGCAAGCTGTGAAGCCGCACCCGAAGGTGCGGCGGTAGAAGGGCGTAAGTGGCGTAAGTGGCGTGGCTCAGGCGCCAGGCACCAGCGCCAGGCCAGATTCCCAAGGGTGGTCTGTCGCGCTCACGTTCACATCTTCACCCGGGTTGAGGGCACGCACTGCCACCAGGCCGGGTGCTGCGGAGGGGCTGACCGTGATGGTCAGAATGTAGGCCTGGGTGCCGCCCGAGTTGGTCTGGCTAGGAATGGCCGATGCGTCGGGCAGGTACTGGGTGACCTGCGCCGTCACCCCAGGGTTGGAGAATTGCACCCTTGCATTCTGCGCCGTGGTAGTCGGGTCGGCACCTTGCACCACCAGCACGAACTGGTTGCTGCTACCCGGTGCAAGCCAGGCGGGCAGGTCGGTGGGGGATTGCCCGTAGAACAGATCCAGCGGCAGCAGTTGCACTGGCCAGGGTTGCAGGCCGGCCACCCGGTCCTGCACGCATGGGAACGCTTGAGGCGCAGTGCTGAGCGGCTTGACGGTGACGCTCAGGCCGACCAGCAGTTGTTGGGCGATGACCCACACATAGTTGACCTTCTGGTTGTTGATGGTGATGTCGTTGATCGAGAAGCCGGCGCTTTCCGGCACCTCGAACACCGCCTGCAGGATCTGGTCGGAACCATTGGCGGCCGACTTCGCCGTACCGCGCGTGATGCGCCAGTACTGGCTCACGTCCTGGCCTTGCGGGCCCTTCCAGGCGCTGAAATCGGTGGGCTGCTGCAAGTACAGGCCAATGGGGTTGGTCAGCGACAGTCGGTTGTTCACTGCCGTGGTATTGGCCATGAAACCGATGTGCGGATCAGAGTTGCGATAGTTTTGCCCGTACTGCGCGCAGCAGATCAACGACTGGGCGTTCTGACTGCTGCTCACCGGGCGCAGGATGGTGGCGGCGGCGGCCAGGTACACCTCGGCGCTGAGGGTATTGGGGCCGGAGGTCAGGTGCATCGCACCGCCGTACTGGCCGGGCACACAGGCCGTTCCGGCGTTCCATTTGTTGACGGTGTCATAGGCCGGCTTGCCGGTGGTGGGGTCGATGACCGGGTCGCCGGCCTTGCCGGTCGGGCA of the Pseudomonas asiatica genome contains:
- a CDS encoding SDR family oxidoreductase, whose product is MKLSANTIFITGGTSGIGRALAEAFHQRGNKVIVAGRRQALLDEIAQANPGIDTVRLDINDPQQIKEVAQDVIRRHPALNVIINNAGVMPFDNPASGDLDDEQAVSLLQTNLLGPVRVSAAFVEHLKRQPDACIINNSSVLAYLPLAATALYSATKAAIHSYSLSQRFSLRDTSVKVLEIAPPWVDTDLIHKSGDERAMPLDDFIQETLVKLESATTEVLVDRVVPLRANQGLNEHELIHQFNLALVENPIPVA
- a CDS encoding DUF3618 domain-containing protein, producing MTTSFEHEAHKDPDLLEQEINAKREHISDLVDALEQRLSPGQMVDRVLAYAKGNGGEFFENLGTTLKNNPVPATLTVLGLAWLGLNQNRPFNPGPAHHGPGLGEKLGDAVDTVKGAFAQAGEAVHDASQKVRMKAHDMRDRASDFGSGARDSVGASADTLRHSAHKAADQATALKGQFDHLLQEQPLVLAALGIALGAALGAALPTTRKEDQLMGASSDRLTDTLKAKGREVKASVEESFDKVGGKASTQAERKPADSDLSSGLGFNS
- a CDS encoding NUDIX domain-containing protein, whose product is MPGGKIDPGEHHLDTAQRELMEETCLPFNGARFLNHYVLAGEEHYLYQLPVEAGAKPAADHEIVECRWFTAPELHEVRVKPSNIELLEREHLLPV
- a CDS encoding GlxA family transcriptional regulator, with the protein product MHRVGYLITEGFQIMSLATQAVFEFANIVAGETVYKIQNFSIGGGTVRSSLGMYMDTLPLGAPGLADTWMITGTLTPLTPPGEEVLASVRGFVDGARRTAGLCTGCFVLAQAGVLDNRRATTHWAYAKKLRELHPQIEVEEDRIFIVDGQIWTSAGMTAALDMALGMVEKDLGTEMARSVARKLVMHQRRSGGQSQHSELLALSPKSDRIQNALDYARKHLSRPLSVEELAESVHLSPRQFTRVFTAETGQSPAKAVESLRLEAARLMIEQSRHSLDVVAKETGFRDRRHMREVFIRGFGVPPQAVRRDARRVVLVE
- a CDS encoding SDR family NAD(P)-dependent oxidoreductase is translated as MKQQFKGTALITGASTGIGSIYAERLARRGYDLVLVARNRERLNTLASRLTTETRQNVEVFPADLANTDDLAKVERKLREDASISLLVNNAGIGTHTSLLESDVERMAEMITLNVTALTRLTYAAIPGFVARAQGAVINISSVVSLAPELLNGVYGGSKAYVTAFTQSLHKELADKGIRIQAVLPGATATDFWQIGGLPVENLDPGIVMSAQDLVDGALQDFDDEVLISIPSMHDLKSFERYEASRQALFGQLSSNQLAPRYNAN
- a CDS encoding zinc-binding alcohol dehydrogenase family protein, translating into MKAIVYDTPGLPIQDSRSLYEHELPKPTPGARDLLVEVKAIAVNPVDTKVRASRGGAQPQVLGWDAVGVVREVGAEVSLFQPGDEVFYAGAIDRPGTYSEFHLVDERIVGHKPRTLDNASAAALPLTSITAWELLFDRLGVEENGGAGKSLLIIGAGGGVGSILVQLARKRTQLKVIGTASRPETQAWVSELGAHHVIDHSASFALQLEQLQLNPVDYVISLTHTDAYLAQIVEVLRPQGKLALIDDPEHLDVVPFKRKSLSVHWELMFTRSLYQTEDMIKQHHLLEKVSALVDEGVIKTTVGEHFGSIDASNLKRAHALIESGKAKGKIVLEGF
- a CDS encoding LysR family transcriptional regulator; translation: MAAQYRYALAHAPGQEFATVKKTVRFDDLQVFVTTAFAGSFSAAARLLDISPALASGAVQRLESSLGARLFVRSTRRLRLSDDGERYLPHARQALDALDAGEVALTEGRDEIAGTLRLSIPSDIGRNLLLPWLDDFQRLNPKVTLQLRVSDQVADLVGQQLDASIRYGQLADSSLVSLMLAPGNRRTVCASPQYLARHGAPDALEDLGRHNCLRYVMGEQTYERWSFHLPDGIKTVQVTGDRLSDDADVVRRWGVEGLGIVYKSRLDVLADIRAGRLVELFPWDYGQPAPLQLVCAHRTSLTPAVQVLRAFLAERFEQLIAADG